A portion of the Leptospira congkakensis genome contains these proteins:
- a CDS encoding lysoplasmalogenase family protein: MLKSTMVYYLILTTIPSAIISAFFIHWYTLQGESNPLKRLENSRGIYLGFSFQILLFAWLLFQLGHARFSYPLYAIGFSFLGDWFNLQFPIAKKQMEDPVLGGIFSFAIAQVFFLLSFWRLTTWNEIYSGILPYAITGALLVLPSLIFYFRVYNPNRSKWVMVSAFIYGLVLCFFVSLCINAYFAFGGVWIYLAIGAGFFLLSDAVMGETTINGTRHPKWEFQVPWVTYLIAQSFLLVGFFLVSHTRHLG, encoded by the coding sequence ATGTTAAAATCAACTATGGTATATTACTTAATTCTCACAACCATTCCTTCGGCCATCATCTCAGCCTTTTTTATCCATTGGTATACATTACAGGGAGAATCAAATCCTCTCAAACGACTCGAAAATTCCCGCGGGATTTATTTGGGTTTTTCCTTTCAAATTTTACTTTTTGCGTGGTTGTTATTCCAATTGGGACATGCCAGATTTTCGTATCCGCTCTATGCCATCGGATTTTCTTTTTTAGGAGATTGGTTCAATCTCCAATTCCCTATTGCTAAAAAACAAATGGAAGACCCAGTTCTCGGGGGAATCTTTAGTTTTGCCATTGCCCAAGTTTTCTTTTTGTTATCGTTTTGGCGTTTGACCACATGGAATGAAATCTATTCAGGAATTTTGCCTTACGCGATTACTGGAGCATTACTCGTCCTACCATCTCTTATCTTCTATTTTAGAGTTTATAACCCAAATCGGTCAAAATGGGTGATGGTTTCGGCCTTTATTTATGGGCTTGTTCTTTGTTTTTTTGTTTCTCTTTGTATCAACGCCTATTTTGCGTTTGGTGGAGTATGGATTTATTTGGCCATTGGGGCAGGATTTTTTCTCCTTTCTGATGCCGTGATGGGAGAAACAACTATCAACGGAACGAGACACCCAAAATGGGAATTCCAAGTTCCTTGGGTCACTTATTTAATTGCACAGAGTTTTTTACTTGTTGGTTTCTTTTTAGTTTCTCACACAAGGCACTTAGGTTAA
- a CDS encoding methylated-DNA--[protein]-cysteine S-methyltransferase: protein MDENHKHYEIIKNSIEYVLEHFEDQPSLDFLAERVSLSPFHFQKVFRTWAGVSPKEFLQFVTVTHAKRLLRESSVLDTTYSLGLSGTGRLHDLFVKLEAMTPGEYKRGGEGLVLQYEVFPSLFGDILLVSSERGIQSLQFIDSSDKGISESKAEFPSAVWKEGGNGEHQKLKDYFQRLVIPETPIPLYVYGTEFQLKVWRSLLKIPLGAVSTYGDIATSIGQTSAQRAVGTAIGKNPIAYLIPCHRVIQTSGLFGGYRWDPDRKRMIIAWEQARLIAPNNDLSNVSE from the coding sequence GTGGATGAAAATCATAAACATTACGAAATCATAAAAAATTCCATCGAATACGTTTTGGAACATTTTGAAGACCAACCTAGTTTGGATTTTTTAGCAGAACGCGTTTCTTTGAGTCCATTTCATTTCCAAAAGGTATTCCGAACTTGGGCAGGTGTTTCCCCAAAAGAATTTTTACAGTTTGTCACTGTTACGCACGCCAAACGATTGTTAAGAGAGTCATCTGTTTTAGACACAACCTATTCCCTCGGGCTTTCAGGAACAGGTAGATTACATGATTTATTTGTCAAATTAGAGGCCATGACTCCTGGTGAATACAAACGAGGAGGGGAAGGACTTGTATTACAATACGAGGTATTTCCTTCTCTTTTTGGTGATATCCTTCTTGTTTCCTCTGAAAGAGGAATCCAATCCCTCCAGTTTATTGATTCAAGTGATAAGGGAATTTCAGAATCCAAAGCTGAATTCCCAAGTGCTGTTTGGAAGGAAGGAGGAAATGGTGAACACCAAAAACTAAAAGATTATTTCCAAAGGTTGGTCATTCCCGAAACTCCAATTCCTTTATATGTATACGGAACTGAATTCCAACTCAAAGTATGGAGATCCTTATTAAAAATCCCATTAGGCGCAGTAAGTACCTATGGAGACATTGCCACATCCATCGGGCAAACATCTGCACAAAGAGCCGTAGGGACAGCCATAGGTAAAAATCCAATTGCTTACTTGATCCCATGCCATCGTGTCATTCAAACCTCAGGTTTATTTGGTGGATACAGGTGGGATCCAGATCGGAAACGAATGATCATTGCTTGGGAACAGGCTCGGTTGATCGCACCAAACAATGATTTATCGAATGTATCTGAATGA
- the hrpB gene encoding ATP-dependent helicase HrpB encodes MDPFPVLTALQSIVDSIQKNPVTILDAPPGTGKTTALPTELLRVGLASGKKICILEPRRIAAKNAAKRISQSLNEEVGNTVGYRVRFDSKIGKDTKIEFVTDGILTRILLADPELKEYGLIVFDEFHERRLDSDLCFALSRRTQEVFRNDLKLLVMSATLEGQNFESIGILSKPVQVSASTHPLEIFHMGDSSKKQKERLLDLIPKAVEQTEGDILVFLSGKKEIQDLKYGLESIHGIQSTAVVLGLYGDMDLTQQEQIFLPHPQNKKKIILSTNIAESSVTIPGVRVVFDSGYHKHAVFDSESGVSHLIKDRISLSSAKQRAGRAAREGKGSVYRLWSKEEESSFLDRTKPEILEGDIDRLVLEVKSWGEEIDQLPFLDSPNKGSVVKSTNRLQLLGCLDQNSNLTNIGRECLRYPLPIRLGKILTILPKDKESIIADIVSLVGRESSGTESKLFPEETQSKNFPYDLKSMYDQILRIYREKTDFSTTLPGFDRLFYLSSGFPDRIAKAKIPNGKDFKLSNGKQGILNTTSLQIPECILVLDTFSFGSDLLITNFLPIEEKQIEKFFQNQIQTKVVSETRTNQRGESFLVVKEERSLCELVLDSKETRSPNPTVLGLALAEYITKISLEEEWKKDPELINFYHRVRFLERNGVLDTNTDPNHLKQISKDWLFPLINFDSGKISLEKLPYLEAFKAYVGYEKMNLIDSFAPRSIQVPSGSKISLNYDGNEPELHVKLQELFGLKALPKLANGKVSILIHLLSPARRPVQITKDLESFWNLGYHEVKKELKGRYPRHPWPDKPWEATATKHLNHNKRS; translated from the coding sequence TTGGATCCATTCCCCGTACTCACCGCCTTACAATCCATTGTTGATTCCATTCAAAAAAATCCTGTTACCATTTTGGATGCCCCACCAGGAACCGGAAAAACAACAGCCCTCCCCACAGAACTTCTGAGAGTTGGACTGGCTTCTGGGAAAAAAATCTGTATTTTAGAACCAAGGCGGATTGCGGCAAAGAATGCAGCGAAACGAATCAGCCAATCTTTAAATGAAGAAGTAGGAAATACAGTTGGTTACCGCGTTCGGTTTGATTCAAAAATCGGCAAAGATACTAAAATTGAATTTGTGACCGACGGAATTTTAACAAGGATTTTATTAGCAGATCCAGAACTCAAAGAGTATGGACTGATTGTCTTTGATGAATTCCATGAAAGGAGACTGGATTCTGATCTTTGTTTTGCGCTGAGCCGACGCACCCAAGAAGTTTTTCGAAACGATTTAAAACTTCTCGTCATGTCAGCAACCTTAGAAGGACAAAATTTTGAATCCATCGGGATCCTATCAAAACCCGTCCAAGTCAGTGCGAGCACTCATCCCTTAGAAATTTTTCATATGGGAGATTCTTCCAAAAAACAAAAAGAAAGACTTCTAGATCTTATTCCCAAAGCCGTAGAACAAACAGAAGGTGATATTTTAGTATTTTTATCCGGGAAAAAAGAAATCCAAGATTTAAAATATGGATTAGAATCCATTCATGGGATCCAATCTACTGCCGTCGTACTCGGTTTGTATGGCGATATGGATCTTACCCAACAAGAACAAATCTTTTTACCACATCCACAAAACAAAAAAAAGATCATTCTCTCCACAAATATCGCAGAATCATCGGTCACCATTCCTGGAGTCAGAGTTGTTTTTGATTCAGGATATCACAAACATGCCGTCTTTGATTCAGAATCAGGAGTATCTCATTTAATTAAAGATCGAATCAGTCTCAGTAGCGCCAAACAACGTGCAGGGCGAGCAGCAAGAGAAGGCAAAGGATCGGTCTACAGACTTTGGTCAAAAGAGGAAGAAAGTTCTTTTTTGGATAGAACCAAACCCGAAATTTTGGAAGGTGATATTGATCGTTTGGTTTTAGAAGTGAAATCCTGGGGAGAAGAAATCGATCAGTTACCTTTTTTGGACTCACCAAATAAAGGTTCGGTGGTAAAAAGTACCAACCGATTACAACTTTTAGGATGTTTGGATCAAAATTCCAACCTCACAAACATAGGTAGGGAATGTTTGCGTTACCCTCTTCCCATTCGGCTTGGGAAAATTTTGACAATTTTACCAAAAGACAAAGAAAGCATAATTGCCGACATAGTTTCGTTAGTTGGAAGAGAAAGTTCAGGAACAGAAAGTAAACTTTTCCCAGAAGAAACCCAATCAAAAAATTTTCCATACGACTTAAAATCCATGTATGACCAAATTTTGCGAATTTACAGGGAAAAAACGGATTTTTCGACAACTCTTCCGGGATTTGATCGGTTGTTTTATCTCAGTTCTGGGTTCCCAGACCGGATTGCCAAAGCTAAAATTCCAAATGGAAAAGACTTTAAACTTTCCAATGGGAAACAAGGAATCCTAAATACCACATCCCTTCAAATTCCAGAATGTATTTTAGTTTTAGATACATTTTCTTTTGGTTCTGATCTTTTGATTACCAATTTTCTACCTATCGAAGAAAAACAGATTGAGAAGTTTTTCCAAAATCAAATCCAAACAAAAGTAGTTTCCGAAACACGAACCAACCAAAGAGGTGAATCCTTTCTCGTTGTCAAAGAAGAAAGGTCGCTATGTGAATTAGTATTAGATTCTAAAGAAACAAGATCTCCGAATCCGACTGTACTCGGTTTGGCGCTTGCGGAATACATAACAAAAATTTCCTTAGAAGAAGAATGGAAAAAGGATCCTGAGTTAATTAATTTTTACCACCGAGTTCGATTTTTAGAGAGAAATGGAGTGTTAGATACGAATACCGATCCAAATCATTTAAAACAAATTTCTAAAGATTGGCTTTTTCCTCTTATCAACTTTGATTCTGGAAAAATTTCGCTAGAAAAACTCCCTTATTTAGAAGCATTCAAAGCCTATGTGGGATATGAAAAAATGAATTTAATCGATTCCTTTGCACCGAGATCCATCCAAGTTCCTTCCGGTTCTAAAATTTCCTTAAATTATGATGGGAATGAACCTGAGTTACATGTCAAATTACAAGAGTTATTTGGTCTAAAGGCACTTCCTAAACTCGCTAACGGCAAGGTGAGTATCCTCATCCACCTACTTTCACCAGCACGTAGGCCTGTACAGATCACAAAAGATTTGGAAAGTTTTTGGAATCTTGGATATCATGAGGTAAAAAAAGAATTAAAAGGAAGATATCCCAGACACCCTTGGCCCGATAAACCTTGGGAAGCCACTGCTACCAAACATTTGAATCACAACAAACGTTCGTAA
- a CDS encoding polysaccharide biosynthesis protein, translated as MKSIPRRYWVLPVDILFMFLSYFLAHLVRFENIRFLDSYPDFWVCATIVVVSRSVVFLFSGIYRSLWSYASLHDLLSIIKATVLSSLVSTLALLFYNRFYQLSRMVPILDTLILLGFLCLRSLSWRMLREQIFSSDKSKGGIPILLVGAGKLGSSFLTEIRRNVDLDYLPIGFLDDNLSKKGGYIQGIPILGSTDEIGKILTRFGVKKVIMTVPQPDGRVVSKLMKECEGAGVDFKILPTFGEYLSGKPNITQLREVQVEDLLGRPTVDLEIESIRSYLEKKVILVTGAGGSIGSEICRQVALFKPSVLVILDAAETPLYEIDYELRKSFSDLNIDIRPVIADVKNLSRISAIFEEHRPSVVFHSAAYKHVPMMEINPSEAVLNNVMGTKNVADVCRLIGVERFVLISTDKAVNPVNVMGASKRAAEIYLQHISQNSRTKFITVRFGNVLGSNGSVIPRFREQIKRGGPVTVTHPEVIRYFMTIPEATQLVLQAGSMGEHGEIFLLDMGEPVRILSLAEEMIRLSGYTPHKDIAIEFSGLRPGEKLYEELLLNQEGIKKTHHPKIRIAAPLENYNLLLFQNKLNRLFSLAKANKNRELFTAFKDIIPEYKIHDEYIEWETAHGKRNL; from the coding sequence ATGAAATCGATACCAAGACGATACTGGGTTTTGCCAGTTGACATACTCTTTATGTTTTTGTCCTATTTTCTCGCACATCTAGTGCGTTTCGAGAATATACGATTTTTAGATAGTTATCCTGACTTTTGGGTCTGTGCCACTATCGTCGTAGTTTCGCGAAGTGTGGTATTTTTATTCTCAGGGATCTACAGATCACTTTGGTCTTATGCATCCTTACATGACCTACTTTCCATCATCAAAGCCACGGTCCTTTCCTCTCTCGTTTCCACTCTGGCACTTCTTTTTTATAACCGATTCTACCAACTCTCTCGAATGGTTCCGATTCTTGACACTCTCATCCTTCTCGGTTTTTTATGTTTGCGAAGTTTGAGTTGGAGGATGTTACGAGAACAAATTTTTAGTTCGGATAAATCCAAAGGGGGAATCCCCATCCTACTTGTCGGAGCTGGGAAACTCGGGAGTTCCTTCTTAACAGAGATTAGACGAAATGTGGATTTAGATTATTTACCTATTGGATTTTTGGATGATAACCTTTCCAAAAAAGGTGGATACATCCAAGGAATTCCCATCCTCGGGTCCACAGATGAGATTGGCAAAATTCTAACTCGTTTCGGCGTGAAAAAAGTGATTATGACGGTTCCCCAACCGGATGGACGAGTGGTCAGCAAACTCATGAAAGAGTGCGAAGGTGCAGGAGTGGATTTTAAAATCCTTCCAACATTCGGTGAATATTTATCTGGCAAACCAAACATCACACAACTTCGGGAAGTACAGGTGGAAGACCTTTTGGGTAGACCCACTGTGGATTTAGAAATTGAATCCATTCGTTCTTATTTAGAAAAAAAAGTAATTCTTGTAACGGGAGCTGGTGGTTCTATCGGTTCCGAAATTTGTAGACAAGTGGCACTTTTTAAACCAAGTGTTCTTGTGATTTTAGATGCCGCCGAAACTCCGTTATACGAAATTGATTACGAACTTAGAAAAAGTTTTTCCGATTTAAATATAGATATCCGACCCGTCATTGCGGATGTTAAAAACTTGTCCCGTATTTCTGCAATTTTTGAAGAACACCGCCCTTCGGTTGTTTTCCATTCTGCTGCTTACAAACACGTTCCGATGATGGAAATCAATCCTTCCGAAGCTGTACTCAACAATGTGATGGGTACAAAGAATGTAGCGGATGTTTGTCGACTCATTGGAGTGGAGCGTTTTGTTTTGATCTCTACTGACAAAGCTGTTAATCCGGTGAATGTGATGGGTGCTTCCAAAAGAGCCGCAGAAATTTATTTGCAACATATCTCTCAAAATTCGAGAACCAAATTCATTACTGTAAGGTTTGGAAACGTACTCGGATCCAATGGTAGTGTGATTCCGCGTTTCCGTGAACAAATCAAACGAGGTGGCCCAGTTACCGTCACCCATCCTGAAGTCATTCGTTACTTTATGACCATTCCAGAAGCCACACAACTAGTGTTACAAGCAGGGAGTATGGGCGAACATGGAGAAATTTTCCTTTTGGATATGGGAGAACCTGTAAGAATATTATCTTTAGCAGAAGAGATGATTCGTCTTTCTGGATACACTCCGCACAAAGACATAGCCATTGAATTTTCTGGCCTTCGTCCAGGTGAAAAGTTATATGAAGAACTTCTTCTTAACCAAGAAGGGATCAAAAAAACACACCACCCAAAAATTCGAATTGCCGCACCTTTGGAAAATTATAACCTCCTCCTCTTTCAAAATAAACTGAATCGATTGTTTTCTCTTGCAAAGGCGAATAAAAATAGAGAACTGTTCACTGCCTTCAAAGATATCATCCCAGAATATAAAATCCACGACGAATATATCGAGTGGGAAACAGCACATGGTAAAAGGAATTTATGA
- a CDS encoding ClpXP protease specificity-enhancing factor SspB translates to MSQNLTQEEITTLREFKRDMFNLYWERFGVFYIHVMPHPKLEIGKRGLLNAEKESGIVLVFGDKAVKVLDSKPDYLFAELQFGSAWEPTMIPWDAVFRIYDKFQNSATQLRFLQVETVPSVEENISKPKVTKPEVSGDGNVIRVDFGGKRNE, encoded by the coding sequence ATGAGTCAAAATCTCACGCAGGAAGAAATCACAACATTACGTGAGTTCAAAAGAGATATGTTCAATCTCTATTGGGAGCGGTTTGGAGTGTTTTATATCCATGTAATGCCACATCCAAAACTAGAAATTGGGAAACGTGGTTTACTCAACGCTGAAAAAGAATCTGGCATTGTACTTGTGTTTGGTGACAAAGCAGTAAAAGTTTTAGATAGTAAACCAGATTATTTATTTGCGGAACTTCAATTTGGTTCGGCTTGGGAACCAACTATGATCCCTTGGGATGCTGTATTTCGTATATACGATAAGTTTCAAAACTCAGCAACACAACTTAGGTTTTTACAAGTGGAGACTGTTCCTAGTGTAGAAGAAAATATTTCCAAACCAAAGGTGACAAAACCGGAAGTCAGCGGAGATGGGAATGTGATTCGCGTTGATTTTGGAGGGAAACGAAACGAATGA